In Spodoptera frugiperda isolate SF20-4 chromosome 1, AGI-APGP_CSIRO_Sfru_2.0, whole genome shotgun sequence, the following are encoded in one genomic region:
- the LOC118273253 gene encoding peroxisomal N(1)-acetyl-spermine/spermidine oxidase-like — MQIVSNLLARRLRLQTSISSIRWKASIESPAAVNDCGPNLEDRALCAIDPCDVNKCYAEPRVVIVGAGMAGLSAAARLAQRGINNIVVLEAYERPGGRIHSCWLGDIVAELGSHWKPDNAFTHPIYTMSATENPPRPGVPGAEHTRGLFNRIVTDKAPYPATISAYHKFRQIEQEAAQIYCLGGSKQAGSLINFMSLRIQQELHDYPKDQQHDAARIMFGLAHMLSARCGDDTAMLCADHVGCFMNMPGGEVRVPLGLVGILAPLLRQIPEGAIRYCKPVNCIYWGTSQKEGYRATVCTTDGDEFPCDYVIITVSLGVLSANAVKMFCPALPASKIDAMRCLGFGYCNKIYMEYCRPFWFWHKGNLNFKFNCSELCDRCDWTRGLTSIEMVPNSKHVMCAWVVGNEAMMMEALCDKDIAEGLTEILRSVTGNESIPYPMTILRSHWTSDPFFCGAYSFDYYGSNGDAQRSLACPLPGPSEPIPPVLLFAGEATVPGHYATVAGARLSGVREAERVINLTVRYKGPPLPTPVKKVKDKKKKKKKKAW; from the exons ATGCAAATTGTTAGTAATTTATTAGCGAGAAGACTACGGCTGCAGACTTCAATTTCTTCGATTCGATG gAAGGCGTCAATCGAAAGCCCGGCCGCTGTTAATGATTGTGGACCCAACTTAGAAGACAGAGCTTTATGTGCAATTGACCCATGTGACGTGAACAAATGCTACGCCGAGCCCCGCGTCGTCATCGTAGGCGCGGGTATGGCCGGTCTGTCGGCCGCGGCTCGGCTCGCGCAACGCGGCATCAACAACATTGTCGTGCTGGAAGCGTACGAGAG ACCCGGTGGCCGAATTCACTCTTGCTGGCTCGGAGACATTGTTGCTGAACTAGGTTCGCACTGGAAACCAGACAATGCGTTCACACATCCTATTTATACGATGTCAGCCACCGAAAATCCGCCCAGACCAGGTGTGCCCGGCGCTGAACATACCCGTGGCCTCTTTAACAGAATAGTTACCGATAAAGCGCCGTATCCTGCTACAATATCTGCATATCACAAATTCCGTCAGATTGAACAGGAAGCGGCGCAAATATACTGCCTCGGTGGTAGTAAACAGGCAGGCTCACTAATCAATTTTATGAGTCTGCGAATTCAACAAGAACTGCACGACTACCCTAAAGATCAACAACATGACGCAGCTAGAATAATGTTCGGGCTCGCGCACATGCTCAGTGCGCGGTGTGGGGATGACACGGCGATGCTGTGTGCCGATCATGTGGGATGCTTCATGAATATGCCCGGCGGGGAGGTACGTGTACCGCTAGGCTTAGTCGGTATACTGGCTCCATTGTTGCGGCAAATTCCAGAAGGAGCTATTCGTTATTGCAAGCCAGTTAATTGTATTTACTGGGGAACATCACAAAAGGAAGGCTATCGAGCCACCGTATGTACAACGGATGGGGATGAATTTCCATGTGACTACGTCATAATAACGGTGTCTCTCGGAGTGTTGAGCGCTAATGCTGTCAAAATGTTTTGTCCTGCACTACCAGCATCCAAAATAGACGCCATGCGATGCCTTGGATTCGGctattgcaataaaatttacatggaaTATTGTCGTCCTTTTTGGTTTTGGCATAAAGGTAAtctaaattttaaattcaactGCAGTGAATTATGTGATCGTTGCGACTGGACTCGAGGTTTGACTTCGATAGAGATGGTGCCAAACAGTAAACATGTGATGTGTGCTTGGGTGGTTGGCAATGAAGCTATGATGATGGAAGCCCTTTGTGACAAAGATATAGCAGAAGGTTTGACCGAAATATTGCGTTCGGTAACGGGGAACGAGAGCATACCATACCCCATGACAATTTTACGATCACATTGGACTTCCGACCCGTTCTTCTGTGGAGCTTATTCTTTTGATTACTATGGATCCAATGGGGATGCACAGCGGAGTTTGGCGTGTCCACTGCCGGGACCTAGTGAACCTATACCTCCAGTACTGTTGTTTGCTGGTGAGGCGACGGTGCCTGGTCACTACGCTACGGTGGCTGGGGCCCGACTGAGTGGCGTGCGAGAGGCTGAGAGAGTGATAAATTTAACCGTGCGATATAAAGGCCCGCCTTTGCCCACTCCGGTTAAAAAAGTAAAGgataaaaagaagaagaagaagaaaaaggcGTGGTAG
- the LOC118273505 gene encoding venom dipeptidyl peptidase 4: MSLKTLISLVVVLLSSHTESSPYLTGGLKTFALEEVVPLTISFFPEQLSVQWVSDTEYLYKEPGIGVWKVDVTQETYSPVLDETDMVKIQNFSISTFSQDMKYLLLTTNKQRKYRYSNTAEYWVYDLETKSIIRLGKNALDVVVWGSGRSLAYVSDANVFYVRDVDTDSAVPLTSDGLPGEIYHGVTDWLYEEEMFNAAEAMWFSPAGSYLAVASFNDTKVATATYPYYGQPSDPNNQYPEQIEFKYPKSGLINPVVGLRVFKLDDPRGEPWNIPAPVDIVGLDHYLGRVNWASEQNLIVLWLNRRQNVSVLVNCDLEKDKCSIVKEQSESNGWIDVRVPFFDRSGNKMLEIQNLYNGDQRFPHAARFNFLSLTTEDLSPGNSSVMEILGWNQDTDTVYYVVSPGTTPWLRQMWATSAGVVRCVSCREPSCHHVQASFSPGASYAIVTCSSSLNPPKIFLYNSATDSFKLIKDNSRLKDKLRNYRLPMILFNVVSVGDNPLAHIKLLLPPEMKSGEKYPLIVRVYGGPGTSRVKDNFDLEYYNTYLSTNRSFIVASIDVRGSGAMGVEAMHAVNNALGTVEVTDTLATIRSLLSVYSFIDPDRVGVWGWSYGGFVSTMMLIQDDQNTLKCGAAVAPVTSWLFYDTMYSERYLDLPQANPIGYERSDIIRQAEKLRGRKYLLVHGTGDDNVHFQHSMLLAKQLQHSDIDFQQMSYADEKHSLLGVSRHFYHMLDHFWTKCFESQ; this comes from the exons TCGCTAAAAACGCTGATCAGTTTGGTGGTGGTGCTACTGAGCAGCCACACGGAGTCATCCCCGTACTTAACAGGAGGTCTGAAGACGTTCGCACTTGAAGAAGTGGTGCCATTGACCATCAGTTTCTTTCCAGAACAGCTGTCCGTACAATGGGTATCAG acaCAGAATATTTATACAAGGAGCCGGGTATAGGAGTATGGAAGGTGGACGTGACTCAGGAGACGTATTCTCCGGTGCTAGATGAAACTGACATG gttaaaatacaaaatttctcgATATCTACGTTTTCACAAGATATGAAGTATCTATTGCTGACAACGAACAAACAGAGg AAATACAGGTACTCTAACACCGCCGAGTACTGGGTGTACGACCTCGAGACCAA ATCTATCATAAGATTAGGCAAGAATGCTCTAGATGTAGTGGTGTGGGGCAGTGGAAGGTCTCTGGCGTATGTGAGTGACGCCAATGTGTTCTATGTGAGGGATGTTGACACCGACAGTGCTGTGCCTCTCACCAGCGATGGGCTCCCTGGGGAGATATACCATGGTGTCACCGACTGGCTATATGAAG AGGAGATGTTCAACGCAGCCGAAGCGATGTGGTTCTCTCCCGCTGGAAGCTACTTAGCAGTTGCATCGTTCAACGACACCAAAGTAGCGACTGCGACGTATCCATACTATGGACAACCCTCTGACCCCAACAACCAGTATCCTGAACAGATAGAATTTAAGTATCCAAAG TCAGGTCTCATCAACCCCGTTGTGGGACTAAGGGTCTTCAAACTGGATGATCCTCGAGGAGAACCCTGGAATATTCCAGCACCAGTCGACATAGTTGGCTTAGACCATTACCTAGGCAGAGTCAACTGGGCTTCCGAACAAAATCTCATAGTATTATGGCTTAACAGACGACAAAACGTCAGCGTACTAGTCAATTGTGATTTAGAAAAAGATAAGTGCAGTATTGTGAAAGAACAGTCTGAATCAAACGGTTGGATTGACGTGAGGGTGCCATTCTTCGATAGATCGGGAAACAAGATGCTGGAGATACAAAACTTGTATAATGGTGACCAGCGGTTCCCTCATGCGGCTCGGTTTAACTTCTTATCTCTGACTACTGAGGACTTGAGTCCTGGGAACTCGTCGGTGATGGAGATTTTGGGGTGGAACCAAGACACGGACACTGTGTACTACGTGGTGTCTCCGGGCACGACGCCGTGGTTGCGGCAGATGTGGGCGACGTCCGCGGGCGTGGTGCGCTGCGTGTCGTGCCGGGAGCCCTCCTGCCACCACGTACAGGCCTCCTTCTCGCCCGGCGCTAGCTATGCTATCGTCACCTGCAGCTCGTCCTTAAATCCGCCTAAAATCTTCCTCTATAATAGTGCG acTGACAGTTTCAAACTGATCAAGGATAATTCGAGACTGAAGGATAAGTTGAGGAATTATAGGTTGCCGATGATTCTGTTCAACGTGGTGTCAGTAGGAGATAACCCACTCGCTCACATCAAACTCCTGCTGCCACCTGAGATGAAGTCTGGGGAGAAGTATCCCCTGATAGTGAGGGTTTATGGAGGACCAGGGACCAGCAGAGTTAAAGATAATTTTGATTTAG AATACTACAATACGTACTTATCGACGAATAGGAGCTTTATAGTGGCGTCTATCGACGTGCGAGGATCAGGAGCTATGGGCGTGGAGGCTATGCACGCCGTCAACAACGCGCTGGGAACCGTCGAAGTCACTGACACGTTGGCTACCATCAG GAGCCTATTAAGCGTGTACTCGTTTATCGACCCTGACCGCGTGGGAGTGTGGGGCTGGAGTTATGGCGGCTTCGTGTCCACCATGATGCTCATACAAGACGACCAGAACACGCTCAAGTGCGGCGCTGCCGTGGCACCCGTCACCTCCTGGCTGttttatg ATACAATGTACTCAGAGCGCTACCTGGACCTGCCACAGGCAAACCCGATAGGTTACGAGCGGTCTGACATCATCCGCCAGGCGGAGAAGTTGCGCGGGCGCAAGTATCTACTAGTCCATGGTACTGGTGACGACAACGTGCACTTCCAGCACAGCATGTTGCTTGCCAAGCAGCTGCAGCATAGTGATATTGACTTCCAACAGATG AGCTACGCGGACGAGAAGCACTCTCTATTGGGCGTCAGTCGACATTTCTACCACATGTTGGATCATTTCTGGACTAAATGTTTCGAGTCCCAGTGA